A single region of the Candidatus Krumholzibacteriia bacterium genome encodes:
- a CDS encoding energy transducer TonB: protein MIRLVWPLLLALAACSPRVQTDASAGVGDVDASQEEFVPFDEPPVLDKWVTPYYPEYARDHQMEGMVKVRVTVKASGGVEDVKVMESSNRIFDEAALEAARQWRFKPARKDGKKVRAAVIVPVKFSL, encoded by the coding sequence GTGATACGCCTGGTTTGGCCCCTGCTGCTCGCGCTGGCCGCATGTTCCCCGCGTGTGCAGACGGACGCATCCGCGGGGGTGGGCGACGTGGACGCGTCGCAGGAGGAGTTCGTCCCCTTTGACGAACCCCCCGTGCTGGACAAGTGGGTGACTCCCTACTACCCCGAGTATGCCCGGGACCACCAGATGGAGGGCATGGTGAAGGTGCGGGTGACGGTGAAGGCAAGCGGTGGTGTGGAGGACGTGAAGGTGATGGAGAGCAGCAACCGCATCTTCGACGAGGCGGCGCTGGAGGCGGCGCGCCAGTGGCGCTTCAAGCCGGCGCGCAAGGACGGCAAGAAGGTGCGCGCCGCGGTGATCGTGCCGGTGAAGTTTAGTTTGTAG
- a CDS encoding class I SAM-dependent methyltransferase, producing the protein MDERLQRRVQRYGWDRAVSSYEKGWGKQLEPAQTLLLTMAMPRAGERVLDIACGTGLVTFRAADMVGPSGLVVGTDISDAMVEKCTRAAEARGLGNATFSRMEAEKLDVKDDFFDAVLCGLGMMYVTDFAGSIKEMYRVTKPGGRAASAVWGRRGSCGWADIFEIVERRVSTDVCPLFFQLGTGDTQKRLFEGAGFKDVKNERINVTLDYENARDACIAAFAGGPVAMAYSRFDEKTRERAYEEYTESIAPFKQGGVYKIPGEFVVTLGTRKP; encoded by the coding sequence ATGGACGAGAGACTGCAACGCCGGGTACAGCGCTACGGGTGGGACCGGGCGGTTTCGTCGTACGAGAAGGGCTGGGGGAAGCAACTCGAGCCCGCGCAGACGCTGCTGCTCACCATGGCCATGCCACGCGCGGGAGAGCGCGTGCTGGACATCGCGTGCGGCACGGGCCTGGTGACGTTTCGCGCCGCGGACATGGTGGGCCCGTCCGGGCTGGTGGTGGGAACCGACATCTCGGATGCGATGGTGGAGAAGTGCACGCGCGCGGCCGAAGCGCGTGGCCTCGGCAACGCGACCTTCTCCCGCATGGAGGCCGAGAAGCTCGACGTCAAGGATGACTTCTTCGACGCGGTTCTGTGCGGCCTGGGCATGATGTACGTCACCGACTTCGCCGGTTCCATCAAGGAGATGTACCGCGTCACCAAGCCGGGCGGGCGCGCGGCGTCCGCGGTGTGGGGACGGCGCGGCAGTTGCGGCTGGGCGGACATCTTCGAGATCGTGGAACGGCGCGTGAGCACGGACGTGTGTCCGCTCTTCTTCCAACTGGGCACCGGCGACACGCAGAAGCGGTTGTTCGAGGGCGCCGGTTTCAAGGACGTCAAGAACGAGCGCATCAACGTCACCCTCGACTATGAAAACGCCCGTGATGCCTGTATCGCGGCGTTTGCGGGCGGTCCGGTGGCGATGGCGTACTCGCGCTTCGACGAGAAGACGCGCGAGCGCGCCTACGAGGAGTACACCGAGTCGATCGCGCCCTTCAAGCAGGGCGGGGTGTACAAGATTCCGGGTGAGTTTGTGGTAACACTGGGGACGCGAAAACCGTGA
- a CDS encoding MFS transporter, producing MKNRTPFPPVFWVANTIEILERFAYYGIYFGFGIYMQHLGYSRDQLGIVQSIFLFISYSIPVISGTFADRYGFKKVLIVSYLAYLPSVLLLLLTKSFSGIALTMLSIGLAAGIFKPLISGTVRAVSDQTNKTLGFGIFYAMVNIGGTFGPIVAGHLRAISWSYAFIAAAIAVVVMLLVTIFFYKEPPREIEGTTLKQKFREMGVALSDAKFATFLVLLGFFWWLPFWSFFNICAVYVDTNLDTARLYLNIKSVLGSGVANFLSHEGEDGVRRILGETIGSTGWIIIFLQVFVSQSIEKWKAMPTFIAGLVISAVGFVIIGIAMVAPPSLALLGIFFFALGEMMASPRIQEYITWIAPKEKAGLYMGTNFLAVCIGGLTSGLYTGLYGRVSDAGHADYVWYIMAAHFVLAIIVISLFMRVAGEFKEQEA from the coding sequence ATGAAGAACAGAACCCCGTTTCCGCCGGTATTCTGGGTCGCCAACACCATCGAAATCCTGGAGCGGTTTGCCTACTACGGCATCTACTTCGGCTTCGGGATCTACATGCAGCATCTCGGCTACTCGCGCGACCAGCTGGGGATCGTGCAGAGCATCTTCCTGTTCATCTCTTATTCGATTCCGGTGATTTCCGGCACCTTCGCCGATCGCTACGGCTTCAAGAAGGTGCTGATCGTTTCCTACCTGGCGTATCTGCCTTCGGTTCTGTTGTTGCTGCTGACCAAGTCGTTCTCGGGAATCGCGCTGACCATGCTCTCCATCGGGCTCGCGGCCGGCATCTTCAAGCCGCTCATTTCCGGCACCGTGCGCGCGGTCTCCGACCAGACCAACAAGACCCTTGGCTTCGGCATCTTCTACGCGATGGTCAACATTGGCGGCACCTTCGGTCCCATCGTGGCCGGACACCTGCGCGCCATCTCGTGGAGCTACGCGTTCATTGCGGCAGCCATCGCGGTGGTGGTGATGCTGCTGGTAACCATCTTCTTCTACAAGGAGCCGCCCCGCGAAATCGAGGGCACCACCCTCAAGCAGAAGTTCCGCGAGATGGGGGTGGCGCTGTCCGACGCCAAGTTTGCCACCTTCCTGGTCCTGCTGGGGTTCTTCTGGTGGCTGCCGTTCTGGTCGTTTTTCAATATCTGCGCGGTCTACGTGGACACCAACCTCGACACCGCCCGCCTCTACCTGAACATCAAGTCGGTGCTGGGCAGCGGGGTGGCCAACTTCCTCTCCCACGAGGGTGAGGACGGTGTACGGCGCATTCTGGGCGAGACCATCGGCAGCACCGGCTGGATCATCATCTTCCTGCAGGTGTTCGTGTCGCAATCCATCGAGAAGTGGAAGGCCATGCCGACGTTCATCGCCGGGTTGGTCATTTCCGCGGTCGGCTTCGTCATCATTGGTATTGCCATGGTGGCTCCGCCGTCGCTGGCGTTGCTGGGGATCTTCTTCTTTGCCCTGGGCGAGATGATGGCGTCGCCACGCATCCAGGAGTACATCACCTGGATCGCACCCAAGGAGAAGGCGGGCCTGTACATGGGCACCAACTTCCTGGCGGTTTGCATCGGGGGCCTCACCAGCGGTCTCTATACGGGGCTGTACGGACGCGTGAGCGATGCCGGCCACGCCGACTATGTCTGGTACATCATGGCGGCGCACTTCGTGCTGGCGATTATCGTGATCTCGCTGTTCATGCGCGTCGCGGGTGAATTCAAGGAGCAGGAAGCGTAG
- a CDS encoding OsmC family protein, translating into MNNPETTRRIKSAFERNGRAIELRPSLGQKTAVTTGRIAEGVRCEVSEGRWNLTIDASEKSGGTGAGPDPGFVVRSALAACFAMGYVNWAAHLDVPIAGVEVELHADFDARGQHGVEGIPAGYSEIRYQVRIQSDAPEADIQRVVESADRASMVGDVFARAHKLVRTVTVTRPGA; encoded by the coding sequence ATGAACAATCCAGAAACCACCCGGCGCATCAAGTCGGCGTTCGAGCGCAACGGCCGCGCCATCGAATTGCGCCCCTCGCTGGGGCAGAAGACCGCCGTTACCACCGGCCGCATCGCCGAGGGCGTGCGCTGCGAGGTCAGCGAGGGCCGCTGGAATCTCACCATCGACGCCAGCGAGAAGTCCGGCGGCACCGGTGCGGGGCCCGACCCGGGCTTCGTGGTGCGCTCGGCACTGGCGGCGTGCTTCGCCATGGGCTACGTCAACTGGGCCGCGCACCTGGACGTGCCCATTGCCGGCGTCGAGGTCGAGCTGCACGCGGACTTCGACGCGCGCGGCCAGCACGGGGTGGAGGGCATCCCCGCCGGTTACAGTGAGATCCGCTACCAGGTCCGCATCCAGAGCGACGCGCCGGAGGCCGACATCCAGCGTGTGGTTGAATCGGCCGACAGGGCCAGCATGGTGGGCGACGTGTTTGCGCGCGCCCACAAACTCGTTCGCACGGTCACCGTCACGCGCCCCGGCGCGTAG
- a CDS encoding AraC family transcriptional regulator, translating into MQATTRILHTSALGSVIDYQCHCDHDRPSAREYSPLPFIDFVYRGAFSYRSGRQSADFHSGVVLMSPHPSEYVVTHFRGVRDACTIVLLPGGFPDTATPARSSFAALPRTPVAAYLHHALRDAAAARAPRLHVDELLASLIGEVTRSGRGTPVVTPLPDRAALVRYHDTIDCAKAFIHENHARDLSLAEVARHACMSPFHFSRVFKHVVGTSPHRYLASVRLDHAALLLRETQRPVTDICFSTGFNSLEHFIAAFRTRHGASPSAYRRGA; encoded by the coding sequence ATGCAAGCCACCACCCGCATCCTGCATACATCCGCGCTGGGCAGCGTGATCGACTACCAGTGCCACTGCGACCACGACCGGCCGTCGGCACGGGAGTACTCCCCGCTCCCCTTCATCGACTTCGTTTACCGCGGTGCATTCAGTTACCGTTCGGGACGACAGTCCGCTGATTTCCACAGCGGGGTCGTGTTGATGAGCCCGCACCCGTCCGAATACGTGGTCACGCATTTTCGCGGTGTTCGCGATGCGTGCACCATCGTCCTGCTCCCCGGGGGATTCCCGGACACGGCGACACCGGCGCGTTCAAGCTTTGCCGCACTGCCGCGTACCCCGGTGGCGGCCTACCTGCACCACGCGCTGCGTGACGCCGCGGCGGCGCGCGCGCCGCGCCTCCACGTCGACGAACTGCTGGCCTCGCTGATCGGCGAAGTCACCCGCAGCGGCCGCGGCACGCCGGTCGTTACTCCGTTACCTGACCGCGCGGCGCTGGTGCGTTACCACGACACCATCGATTGCGCGAAGGCATTCATCCACGAGAACCACGCGCGCGACCTGTCGCTGGCCGAGGTGGCCCGCCATGCGTGCATGAGCCCGTTTCACTTCAGCCGCGTGTTCAAGCACGTCGTTGGCACCAGTCCCCACCGCTACCTGGCATCGGTTCGGCTGGATCACGCCGCGTTGCTGCTGCGCGAGACGCAGCGCCCCGTCACCGACATCTGCTTCTCCACCGGTTTCAACAGCCTGGAGCACTTCATCGCCGCCTTCCGCACCCGCCACGGCGCCAGCCCCAGTGCGTATCGCCGCGGCGCGTAG
- a CDS encoding heparan-alpha-glucosaminide N-acetyltransferase domain-containing protein — MERRYSVDVVRGAVMVLMALDHVRFFFNGLPCEPENLACTGGFLFLTRWVTHFCAPVFFLLAGTGAYLARAGGMPAARVCRFLWTRGLWLIALELTVIGFAWSFLPGSSFAGVIWALGWSMLVLAALVRLPTAWSAVFGVALITLHHLLDGVDPAALGRASWLWPFLHARGLTHLPWNGQPYFVLYPLIPSVGITAAGYALGAVLTRPEAARRRWLITAGLAMTAAFVMLRASNLYGYPPVASMHGAPASFEVQATPLLTVIAFLDTEKYPMSLQFILMTLGPALVVLGLLDGYRPGPGRRGWPARALLVFGRVPMAFYILHLYLIHLLAIGVAMAWGQPAAWLWQRAPRPHAYGHGLLFIYAMWVFVTLVLYVPCRWFEGVKRRHRWWWLRYL, encoded by the coding sequence ATGGAACGCAGGTATTCCGTCGACGTGGTTCGCGGTGCGGTCATGGTGCTGATGGCGCTGGACCACGTCCGTTTCTTCTTCAACGGGCTTCCCTGCGAACCCGAGAACCTCGCCTGCACCGGCGGCTTCTTGTTTCTGACGCGCTGGGTGACACACTTCTGCGCGCCGGTGTTCTTTCTGCTCGCGGGAACCGGCGCATACCTGGCCCGCGCCGGCGGCATGCCCGCGGCACGCGTGTGCCGCTTCCTGTGGACGCGCGGGTTGTGGTTGATCGCGCTCGAACTCACCGTGATTGGCTTTGCGTGGAGTTTCCTCCCCGGGTCGAGCTTCGCGGGTGTGATCTGGGCGCTGGGCTGGTCGATGCTGGTGCTCGCCGCACTGGTGAGGCTCCCGACCGCCTGGAGCGCCGTCTTCGGCGTCGCGCTCATCACGCTGCACCACCTGCTCGACGGCGTCGATCCGGCCGCGCTGGGGCGCGCGTCGTGGCTGTGGCCCTTCCTGCACGCGCGCGGTCTCACGCACCTGCCGTGGAACGGGCAGCCGTACTTCGTGCTCTACCCGCTGATCCCGTCGGTGGGCATCACCGCGGCCGGCTACGCGCTGGGCGCGGTGCTCACGCGGCCCGAGGCGGCGCGGCGGCGCTGGCTCATCACCGCGGGACTCGCCATGACCGCCGCGTTCGTCATGCTGCGCGCCAGCAACCTCTACGGCTACCCGCCGGTGGCGTCGATGCACGGCGCACCGGCGTCATTCGAGGTGCAGGCAACCCCGCTTCTCACCGTGATTGCTTTTCTGGACACCGAGAAGTACCCCATGTCGCTGCAGTTCATTCTCATGACGCTGGGCCCCGCGCTGGTGGTGCTGGGCCTGCTCGACGGCTACCGGCCGGGCCCGGGCCGGCGCGGCTGGCCCGCGCGGGCCCTGCTGGTGTTCGGGCGCGTTCCGATGGCGTTCTACATCCTGCATCTCTACCTGATTCATCTGCTGGCCATCGGGGTGGCGATGGCGTGGGGGCAGCCCGCGGCGTGGCTGTGGCAACGCGCACCGCGCCCGCACGCATATGGCCACGGGCTGCTCTTTATCTACGCGATGTGGGTCTTCGTAACGCTGGTATTGTATGTGCCGTGCCGCTGGTTCGAGGGCGTGAAGCGGCGACACCGGTGGTGGTGGCTTCGGTATCTGTAA
- a CDS encoding class I SAM-dependent methyltransferase, which produces MNANIPDNDVSIEYYDSDYPSPDGPFPENVDEITEYQGVAHDVARYLEIARETGGPVLELCCGTGRVALPLARAGFAVTAVDVSAGMLAALHKKLTAEGALPVTPVRQDITQLELERRDFPLAIIGFNSLPCIPDFTLQRRALAAIARHVAPGGLLVIDAINLLSLPLSGDPVPKPFFTRRNVHSGNTYTRFALIGAMDAEQRQRLHGWYDESDAAGAVRRRHYSLLWRPIARFELQLMLEGAGFEIVSLEGGHRGEAFGAGSPRMFVRARRTDPAPVR; this is translated from the coding sequence ATGAATGCGAACATCCCCGACAACGACGTGTCCATCGAGTACTACGACAGCGACTACCCGTCGCCGGACGGTCCCTTCCCCGAGAACGTCGACGAGATCACCGAGTACCAGGGTGTTGCCCACGACGTGGCCCGCTATCTGGAAATTGCGCGTGAAACCGGCGGGCCGGTGCTGGAGTTGTGCTGCGGCACCGGGCGCGTGGCCCTTCCGCTGGCGCGGGCGGGTTTCGCGGTGACGGCGGTGGACGTGTCCGCCGGCATGCTCGCCGCGCTGCACAAGAAGTTGACGGCGGAGGGAGCACTGCCGGTGACCCCGGTCCGGCAGGACATCACCCAACTCGAGCTCGAGCGGCGCGACTTCCCGCTCGCCATCATCGGCTTCAACAGCCTCCCCTGCATTCCGGACTTCACGCTGCAGCGGCGGGCACTGGCCGCCATCGCGCGCCACGTGGCGCCCGGCGGGCTGCTGGTGATCGACGCCATCAACCTGCTTTCGCTGCCGCTCTCCGGGGATCCGGTTCCCAAGCCGTTCTTCACGCGCCGCAACGTCCACAGCGGGAACACGTACACGCGTTTCGCCCTGATCGGCGCGATGGACGCCGAGCAACGCCAGCGCTTGCACGGCTGGTACGACGAATCCGACGCCGCGGGTGCCGTGCGGCGGCGGCACTACTCGCTCCTGTGGCGGCCCATCGCGCGCTTCGAGCTGCAACTCATGCTGGAGGGGGCGGGGTTCGAGATCGTGTCGCTCGAAGGCGGCCACCGTGGCGAGGCGTTCGGCGCGGGCAGCCCGCGCATGTTCGTGCGGGCGCGGCGGACGGACCCGGCGCCGGTACGCTGA
- a CDS encoding M1 family aminopeptidase yields the protein MRLRRPLLLIAFIATATPSFAAPPTDPAVLGDGALSCAEGKMVLESLAPLPEPQSVASANLDVTYYHLDLDVDLVASLVGGSVRTVGTVINSPLSVLTLDLLNNMTVTGVTLGEGGPALAFSHPGNALNITLPAPVNPGGQVDVVVSYAGTPSSGGFGYFQFGTRAGDRYAWSLSEPYGARNWWPCKDHPSDKADSVRVTVTVPSQYRVGSQGELVSETINGGNTTYDWVSRYPISSYLVSLAIGEYVRHLGTYTRSPALAGEFGALSMPLDHLVYDDGSTALPFGWGNVADVLDVFEDWFGPYPFASEKYGHSETTFGGGMEHQTMTSLGGNTVGLVAHELGHQWYGDEISPRSWPHLWLNEGFATYSEILYYQERDATYPGTANNLLASRYNTAQGAVGTLVLEDTTSVSNMFDFSRVYAKGAVVLNMLRFVVDDDAVFKTILRDYAADPAVEYGVATTADFERVAETVSGLDLTTFFSQWVTTGTGYPFYRSFYYAQPSAGGYDVWVTLQQFQTQPWSNVFAFETPIEIAIMTTGGEERFRVQNDQREQVFHLAVAAEPLSVEIDPDNWILRSEILTGVSDQTPSLLAITALAPNPSRNAITLQFTTGDADRVAMDVFDVAGRRVMSRTVTSVAGIGAQTIDTSRLAAGVYFVRVRTAGSQASRKFIVVR from the coding sequence ATGCGCCTGCGCCGTCCACTGTTGCTCATCGCCTTCATCGCCACCGCAACCCCGTCTTTTGCAGCCCCGCCAACGGACCCCGCCGTGCTCGGGGACGGCGCCCTGTCGTGCGCGGAGGGAAAAATGGTGCTGGAGTCGCTGGCACCGCTTCCCGAGCCGCAGTCCGTGGCCAGCGCCAACCTCGACGTCACCTATTACCACCTCGACTTGGATGTGGATCTCGTGGCGAGCTTGGTGGGCGGTTCGGTGCGCACGGTGGGCACGGTGATCAATTCGCCCCTGTCGGTGCTCACCCTGGATCTCCTCAACAACATGACGGTGACCGGGGTTACGCTGGGCGAGGGGGGTCCGGCCCTGGCATTCTCGCACCCCGGCAACGCGCTCAACATCACGCTGCCCGCACCGGTGAATCCGGGCGGGCAGGTGGACGTGGTGGTGAGCTACGCGGGCACGCCATCTTCGGGCGGCTTCGGCTATTTCCAGTTCGGCACCCGCGCCGGCGACCGCTACGCGTGGAGCCTCTCCGAACCCTACGGCGCGCGCAACTGGTGGCCGTGCAAGGACCACCCCTCCGACAAGGCGGACTCGGTGCGCGTCACGGTGACGGTGCCGTCGCAATACCGGGTGGGATCGCAGGGCGAACTGGTCAGTGAAACCATCAACGGGGGCAACACCACCTACGACTGGGTGTCGCGCTACCCCATCTCCAGCTACCTGGTCTCGCTGGCCATCGGCGAGTACGTGCGCCACCTCGGCACCTACACGCGCTCGCCCGCGCTCGCGGGCGAGTTCGGGGCGCTGTCCATGCCGCTCGACCACCTCGTCTATGACGACGGCTCCACCGCCCTCCCCTTCGGCTGGGGCAACGTGGCGGATGTGCTCGACGTGTTCGAGGACTGGTTCGGGCCGTATCCGTTCGCGAGCGAGAAGTACGGCCACTCCGAGACCACCTTCGGCGGCGGCATGGAACACCAGACCATGACCTCGCTGGGCGGCAACACGGTGGGGCTGGTGGCGCACGAGCTGGGCCACCAGTGGTACGGCGACGAGATCTCCCCGCGGAGCTGGCCGCACCTGTGGCTCAACGAGGGCTTCGCCACCTACTCCGAGATCCTGTACTACCAGGAACGCGACGCGACCTACCCGGGAACCGCGAACAACCTGCTGGCGTCGCGCTACAACACCGCGCAGGGTGCCGTCGGCACGCTGGTGCTGGAGGACACCACCAGCGTGAGCAACATGTTCGACTTCTCGCGCGTGTACGCCAAGGGCGCCGTGGTGCTGAACATGCTGCGCTTCGTGGTGGATGACGACGCGGTCTTCAAGACCATCCTGCGCGACTACGCCGCGGACCCGGCGGTGGAGTACGGCGTTGCCACCACCGCCGACTTCGAGCGCGTGGCCGAGACGGTGTCCGGCCTCGACCTCACCACCTTCTTCAGCCAGTGGGTCACCACCGGCACCGGCTACCCGTTCTACCGTTCCTTCTATTACGCGCAGCCGTCGGCCGGTGGCTACGACGTGTGGGTGACGCTGCAGCAGTTCCAGACGCAGCCGTGGTCCAATGTATTCGCATTCGAGACCCCCATCGAAATCGCCATCATGACCACGGGCGGCGAGGAACGCTTCCGCGTCCAGAACGACCAGCGCGAGCAGGTGTTTCACCTTGCCGTGGCGGCCGAGCCGCTCTCGGTGGAGATCGACCCCGACAACTGGATCTTGCGCAGCGAAATCCTTACCGGGGTTTCGGACCAGACGCCGTCGCTGCTCGCCATCACCGCGCTGGCGCCCAATCCGTCGCGCAACGCCATCACCCTGCAGTTCACCACCGGCGATGCCGATCGTGTGGCGATGGACGTGTTCGACGTGGCGGGACGGCGGGTGATGTCGCGGACGGTGACGAGTGTGGCAGGGATCGGCGCGCAAACCATCGACACCTCGCGGCTGGCGGCCGGGGTGTACTTTGTGCGCGTGCGGACGGCGGGTTCCCAGGCGTCGCGCAAGTTCATCGTGGTGCGATGA